Proteins encoded within one genomic window of Borrelia parkeri:
- the secA gene encoding preprotein translocase subunit SecA, whose translation MLRAIFEATIGSKSKRDLKSYFPVLRTINKLESWALSLSDEDFAMETEKFRDELKEGKTLEDILERAFALSREAARRRLKERPYDVQLIAGLALHQGKIIEMKTGEGKTLSSVQAAYLNSLTGGGVIIVTVNDYLAERDSNWMKPVFELLGVSVGVVLSNMDSARRKVEYDKDITYVTNNELGFDYLRDNMCFDLSQKSLRNFNYCIIDEIDSILIDEARTPLIISGSTEGDTSAYLEVNSLVSLLKECSKDPKTGDYPLEIDELDGDYTIDEKGKRVSFTANGLNNLEQILVSKGIIKGSMYVDSNFNYVHYMTQALKAHLLFLKDREYIVGDSGVEIVDEFTGRILKGRRYSDGLHQAIEAKEGVKVASENKTMATITFQNLFRMFKKISGMTGTADTEAKEFHRIYNLDVIVVPTNKLVARIDEDDIIYYTEEFKFKAITDEVYEAYKKGQPVLVGTVSIEKSEILSNMFKNKGIRHEVLNAKNHFREALIIAEAGAKHSVTIATNMAGRGTDIKLGGNLEHRVRKKFGTGMTLEEFQKAMQNEREQYLEDYEEVKALGGLYVIGSERHESRRIDNQLRGRGGRQGDPGRSRFYVSLEDDLMRLFAGDNLRALMGKLGMATGEPIAHSLLTKSLVNAQKRVEDRNFEIRKHLLEYDDVITKHREFIYSQRNLILVDNNIKERVLLSLREYLDFLFDQVKGEVVTSSVLNEINSIFAYMMESVGSVETMNIVDLKNKLMEIARANLDAKEELIGVEFFNEFLKHEYLRNIDSKFQDHLANLDSLRESVYLRSYANKNPITEYKEEGFAIFSELVKDIKVETLRRTLQVRVDVDSSGYKNKKPKNVRATHKEFSGIASADKGNTVGVQIIRSTPKIGRNEPCYCGSEKKYKNCHGKS comes from the coding sequence ATGTTAAGAGCGATATTTGAAGCAACTATTGGTTCAAAAAGTAAAAGGGATCTAAAAAGTTATTTTCCTGTTTTGAGAACTATTAATAAGCTTGAATCTTGGGCATTGTCTTTGTCAGATGAAGATTTTGCTATGGAAACAGAGAAATTTAGAGATGAACTTAAGGAAGGTAAAACTTTAGAAGATATTTTAGAGAGAGCATTTGCACTGTCTCGAGAAGCTGCCAGAAGGCGACTTAAGGAGAGACCTTATGATGTTCAACTTATTGCTGGACTTGCGCTCCATCAGGGTAAAATAATAGAGATGAAAACAGGGGAAGGTAAGACTTTATCTTCAGTGCAAGCCGCTTACCTTAATAGTTTAACGGGTGGTGGTGTTATTATCGTTACAGTTAATGATTATCTTGCGGAGCGTGATTCAAATTGGATGAAACCTGTTTTTGAGCTTTTAGGAGTTAGTGTTGGTGTTGTGTTATCTAATATGGATTCTGCTAGACGGAAGGTAGAGTACGATAAAGATATTACTTATGTTACAAATAATGAGCTTGGATTTGATTATTTAAGAGATAACATGTGCTTTGATTTGTCTCAAAAATCTTTAAGAAATTTTAATTATTGTATTATCGATGAGATTGATTCTATTTTGATTGATGAGGCTAGAACCCCTTTAATTATTTCAGGTTCTACAGAAGGAGATACTAGTGCTTATCTTGAGGTCAATTCTCTTGTTTCGCTTTTAAAAGAATGCTCTAAAGATCCAAAAACTGGAGATTATCCTTTAGAGATCGATGAGCTTGATGGGGATTATACGATTGATGAAAAGGGTAAGAGAGTATCTTTTACGGCAAATGGTTTAAATAATCTTGAACAAATTTTGGTTTCAAAAGGCATAATTAAGGGATCTATGTATGTTGATTCTAATTTTAATTATGTTCATTATATGACTCAGGCATTAAAAGCTCATTTACTTTTTTTAAAGGACAGAGAATATATTGTTGGGGATTCTGGGGTTGAAATTGTTGATGAGTTTACAGGTCGTATTTTGAAAGGACGCAGATATTCTGATGGATTGCATCAGGCTATTGAGGCTAAGGAAGGTGTTAAAGTTGCAAGTGAAAATAAAACTATGGCAACGATTACATTTCAAAATTTGTTTAGAATGTTTAAAAAAATTTCTGGCATGACTGGTACGGCTGATACAGAGGCAAAAGAATTTCATAGAATATATAATCTTGATGTTATAGTTGTCCCAACGAATAAATTGGTAGCAAGAATAGATGAGGATGATATTATTTATTACACCGAGGAATTTAAATTTAAAGCAATTACGGATGAAGTTTATGAGGCTTATAAAAAAGGTCAACCTGTGCTTGTTGGGACAGTTTCTATTGAAAAATCTGAAATTCTCTCAAATATGTTTAAAAATAAAGGTATTAGACATGAAGTTTTAAACGCAAAGAATCATTTTCGTGAAGCGTTGATTATTGCTGAAGCAGGAGCAAAACATTCTGTTACAATTGCAACTAATATGGCTGGACGTGGTACTGACATTAAACTTGGTGGTAATCTTGAGCATCGAGTTCGTAAAAAGTTTGGAACGGGTATGACTCTTGAAGAGTTTCAGAAGGCTATGCAAAATGAGAGAGAACAGTATCTTGAAGATTATGAGGAAGTAAAGGCTCTTGGTGGGCTTTATGTTATTGGTAGTGAACGCCATGAGTCAAGAAGAATAGATAATCAGCTTAGGGGACGAGGAGGAAGACAGGGCGATCCTGGTCGGTCAAGGTTTTATGTATCCCTTGAAGATGATCTGATGCGGCTTTTTGCAGGCGATAATTTGAGAGCTTTAATGGGAAAACTTGGAATGGCAACAGGTGAGCCTATTGCGCATTCTTTGTTAACGAAATCCTTAGTTAATGCACAAAAGCGTGTGGAAGATAGAAATTTTGAGATTAGAAAGCATCTCTTAGAGTATGATGATGTTATAACAAAGCATAGGGAGTTTATTTATTCTCAAAGAAATTTAATTCTTGTTGATAATAATATTAAGGAACGTGTTCTTCTCTCTTTAAGAGAATATCTTGATTTTTTATTTGATCAAGTTAAGGGTGAAGTAGTTACGAGTTCTGTACTAAATGAGATAAATTCAATTTTTGCTTATATGATGGAAAGTGTTGGTTCTGTTGAAACAATGAATATTGTGGATTTAAAAAATAAGTTAATGGAAATTGCAAGGGCTAATTTAGATGCAAAGGAAGAATTAATAGGAGTTGAATTTTTTAATGAATTTTTAAAACATGAATATTTAAGGAATATTGACTCTAAGTTTCAAGATCATCTTGCAAATCTTGATTCTTTAAGAGAATCGGTTTATCTGAGATCTTATGCTAATAAAAATCCAATTACTGAATATAAGGAAGAAGGTTTTGCGATTTTTAGTGAGCTTGTTAAAGATATTAAGGTTGAAACTTTAAGGCGAACTTTGCAGGTGAGAGTGGATGTTGATTCTAGTGGTTATAAAAATAAAAAGCCTAAAAATGTTCGTGCTACTCATAAGGAATTTTCGGGCATTGCTTCGGCAGATAAAGGTAATACAGTAGGAGTTCAAATAATTAGAAGTACTCCTAAAATTGGGAGGAATGAACCCTGTTATTGTGGCAGTGAAAAGAAATATAAAAATTGTCATGGAAAAAGCTAA